One genomic region from Rosa rugosa chromosome 1, drRosRugo1.1, whole genome shotgun sequence encodes:
- the LOC133726603 gene encoding polyribonucleotide nucleotidyltransferase 2, mitochondrial produces MASVAHRANPLVHHLPHFLTWRSLRFRTICSGRMGFSSHSQPEPEPETRTFPGTKLLETFTEQFEIGSRLITLETGKIARFANGAVVLGMDETRVLSTVCSAKGDAVKDFLPLTVDYQEKQFAQGIIPNTFMRREGAPKERELLCGRLIDRPIRPLFPAGFFHEVQVMASVLSSDGKQDPDVMAANATSAALMLSDIPWAGPIGMIRIGRIEGKFIVNPTMDELSLSDLNLVYACTRDKTLMIDVQAREISEKDLEAGMRLAHPEAVKYLEPQIRLAAKAGKHKKEYKLSLMLERTLEKVAQLAEAPIEEVFTDPKYGKFERGEALENIAQDVRKALEGECDEESLRLLPKAVDTVRKKVVRRRIIAEGSRLDGRRLDEVRPVYCESGNLPMLHGSSLFSRGDTQVLCTVTLGAPGDAQRLESVVGPPSKRFMLHYSFPPFCINEVGKHGGLNRREVGHGTLAEKALLAVLPPEDDFPYTVRINSEVMASDGSTSMASVCGGSMALMDAGIPLRKHVAGVSVGLVSEVDQSTGTIKEYRILTDILGLEDHLGDMDFKIVGTQDGITAIQLDIKPAGIPLDIVCESLEAARKGRIQILDHMEREISAPRTQDDRNSPRLATLKYSNDALRHLLGPLGALKRKIEDETGTRISVSDGTLTIVAKNQSAMDKVLEKVDFVLGREIEIGGIYKGTVASIKEYGAFVEFNGGQQGLLHISELSHEPVSRISDVVSVGQQLSLMCIGQDVRGNIKLSLKATLPRPQSQTKNLAVESVPSMKQAPSVWAAAGDVSSGEEKHSPLSKELPVSKYEVNAMKSSTSSRPPVLVRSAEECDEEERSTGFVQNSKTTSEPIGGLKPERKTVQTTPKTSKSFLQKERDKDEKEHNIASQNHSSNDLSNKEDPVTAKSLKLGTKVTAKVYQVRTGGLVLDLGGGLRGMYRFEANAKKDFDVNDELRVECVSFSSKGIPVMSLVDDE; encoded by the exons ATGGCCTCCGTGGCCCACCGCGCCAACCCACTCGTCCACCACCTCCCTCATTTCCTCACATGGCGATCCCTACGCTTCCGCACCATCTGCAGCGGCCGCATGGGCTTCTCCTCCCACTCTCAACCCGAACCCGAACCCGAAACCCGTACTTTCCCCGGAACCAAGCTTCTCGAAACCTTCACAGAACAATTCGAGATCGGATCGCGCCTCATCACACTCGAGACCGGAAAGATCGCACGTTTCGCTAACGGCGCCGTCGTTTTGGGCATGGACGAGACCAGAGTTCTCTCCACCGTCTGCTCCGCCAAGGGTGACGCCGTTAAAGACTTTTTACCCCTCACC GTTGATTATCAAGAGAAGCAATTTGCGCAAGGTATTATACCAAACACATTCATGAGAAGGGAGGGTGCACCGAAAGAGCGTGAGCTCTTGTGTGGTCGTTTGATTGATCGGCCGATTCGTCCGTTGTTTCCTGCAGGATTTTTTCATGAGGTTCAG GTGATGGCGAGTGTTCTTTCTTCTGATGGAAAGCAAGATCCAGATGTAATGGCAGCTAATGCTACATCTGCTGCTCTTATGTTATCAGACATTCCGTGGGCAGGCCCCATTGGAATGATTCGCATTGGGAGGATCGAGGGGAAGTTTATTGTTAACCCAACTATGGATGAG CTTAGCTTAAGTGATCTCAACTTAGTGTATGCATGTACAAGGGACAAAACGTTAATGATTGATGTGCAAGCTCGTGAGATTTCAGAAAAAGATCTAGAAGCTGGGATGAGATTGGCTCATCCTGAA GCAGTTAAATATCTTGAACCTCAAATCAGACTGGCTGCTAAAGCTGGCAAGCATAAGAAGGAATATAAATTGTCACTGATGCTGGAGAGAACATTGGAAAAAGTCGCCCAATTGGCAGAAGCTCCCATAGAAGAAGTTTTCACTGATCCTAAGTATGGAAAG TTTGAACGTGGAGAAGCCCTGGAGAATATTGCGCAAGATGTGAGAAAAGCACTTGAAGGAGAATGTGATGAAGAAAGCTTGAGACTCTTACCGAAAGCAGTAGACACAGTGAGGAAAAAG gTTGTCCGTAGAAGAATAATTGCGGAAGGATCAAGACTTGATGGGAGGCGACTGGATGAAGTTAGGCCTGTGTACTGTGAATCTGGTAATTTGCCTATGTTGCATGGATCATCACTTTTTTCTCGTGGAGACACGCAG GTACTCTGTACCGTAACACTTGGGGCACCTGGCGATGCACAACGCTTGGAATCTGTGGTGGGCCCCCCATCAAAGCGCTTCATGCTTCACTACAGTTTCCCCCCATTCTGTATAAATGAGGTCGGTAAACATGGTGGCTTGAACAGGCGTGAAGTTGGTCATG GAACTCTTGCGGAAAAAGCTCTGCTTGCTGTGTTACCTCCTGAAGATGACTTTCCATACACTGTTCGTATCAATTCTGAAGTAATGGCTTCTGATGGTTCAACATCTATGGCTTCTGTCTGTGGAG GCAGTATGGCTTTGATGGATGCTGGCATTCCACTGCGCAAACATGTAGCTGGTGTCTCCGTAGGTCTTGTTAGTGAAGTTGATCAATCAACTGGCACAATAAAGGAATACCGTATATTGACTGACATTCTG GGTCTGGAAGATCATTTGGGGGACATGGACTTCAAAATTGTTGGCACGCAAGATGGAATCACCGCAATTCAGTTGGATATAAAACCTGCTGGAATTCCTTTAGATATTGTTTGTGAAAGCTTGGAGGCGGCACGTAAAGGTCGTATCCAAATTCTTGATCACATGGAGAGAGAGATCAGTGCACCACGCACTCAAGATGATAGAAATTCTCCTCGATTAG CTACGTTGAAGTACAGCAATGATGCACTTCGTCACTTGCTTGGGCCTCTGGGTGCtcttaaaagaaaaatagaagacGAAACAG GTACACGGATCTCTGTAAGTGATGGAACACTCACCATAGTTGCTAAGAATCAATCTGCAATGGACAAAGTACTCGAAAAG GTTGATTTTGTACTTGGACGTGAAATTGAAATTGGTGGGATCTATAAAGGGACTGTAGCTTCAATCAAAGAATATGGTGCATTCGTGGAGTTTAATGGAGGGCAACAAGGCCTTCTACACATTTCTGAGTTGTCACATGAACCG GTGTCACGGATTTCAGATGTAGTATCTGTAGGCCAGCAGCTCTCTTTGATGTGCATAGGCCAGGATGTACGTGGTAACATTAAGTTGTCCCTGAAAGCTACATTACCTCGACCACAATCTCAGACAAAGAATTTGGCTGTGGAATCTGTTCCATCTATGAAACAAGCTCCTAGTGTTTGGGCAGCTGCTGGAGATGTGTCTAGTGGCGAAGAAAAGCATAGCCCTTTGTCTAAGGAATTGCCAGTGAGTAAATATGAAGTTAATGCAATGAAATCCTCTACTTCCTCTCGTCCACCAGTTCTAGTCAGAAGTGCTGAAGAGTGCGACGAGGAGGAAAGATCTACTGGTTTTGTTCAAAATTCTAAAACTACTTCTGAACCCATTGGTGGTTTGAAACCAGAGCGCAAGACTGTTCAAACTACTCCTAAGACATCAAAATCTTTCTTACAAAAGGAACGAGATAAAGATGAGAAGGAACACAATATTGCATCCCAAAACCACTCTAGTAATGATTTGAGTAACAAGGAAGACCCTGTAACTGCAAAAAGTCTGAAGCTAGGAACAAAGGTTACTGCCAAGGTTTATCAGGTCCGCACAGGTGGGCTGGTGCTTGATCTGGGTGGGGGACTTCGAGGAATGTATCGGTTTGAG GCCAATGCTAAGAAGGACTTTGATGTCAACGATGAGTTGCGAGTTGAGTGTGTTAGTTTTTCTAGCAAGGGGATTCCGGTAATGTCTTTGGTGGATGATGAATAG
- the LOC133734311 gene encoding uncharacterized mitochondrial protein AtMg00810-like, translated as MEGVDYHDTFSPTAKIITVRCLIALATARRWSLSQLDVNNAFLHGDLHEEIYMTPPPGLRRQGEEHLVCRLHKSLYGLKQASRQWFAKFSDAIQSAGYVQSKADYSLFTRRQGKSFTVLLIYVDDILITGNDSDNIAALKNFLHSQFRIKDLGDLKYFLGIEVSSSAHGTFISQRKYALEIIKDAGLLGAAPVDTPMERGLKLSNTSDVLKDPSRYRRLVGRLIYLTVSRPDITYPVHVLSRFMHEPRKCHMESALRVVRYLKGSPGQGLFFSSSNDLRLRAFCDSDWAGCPLTRRSTTGYCVFLGSSLISWRSKRQKTVSLSSAEAEYRAMTGACCELTWLRYLLKDLGVLHQHPALLYCDNKAALHIAANPVFHERTRHIEMDCHYIRDKIQDGTVATKFVSSTHQLADILTKALGKETFLPMVRKLGVRDIHSPT; from the coding sequence ATGGAAGGGGTTGACTACCACGACACTTTTTCTCCCACTGCCAAAATTATCACAGTGCGTTGTCTTATTGCTTTGGCTACTGCTCGGCGTTGGTCCCTTTCTCAGCTTGATGTCAACAATGCCTTTTTACATGGCGATCTTCATGAGGAGATTTATATGACACCTCCTCCTGGTCTTCGGCGACAGGGGGAGGAACATCTCGTTTGTCGCCTTCACAAATCTctatatggtttgaaacaagcaTCTCGGCAGTGGTTTGCCAAGTTCTCAGATGCTATACAGTCAGCCGGTTATGTTCAATCAAAAGCTGATTACTCGCTATTCACAAGACGACAAGGCAAGTCCTTTACTGTTCTTctgatttatgttgatgacatcctAATTACTGGTAATGATTCTGATAATATTGCTGCACTCAAGAACTTCCTACATAGTCAATTTCGTATTAAAGATCTGGGTGATTTGAAATATTTCCTTGGCATCGAAGTCTCTTCCTCAGCTCATGGGACTTTTATTTCACAACGCAAATATGCCTTGGAGATTATTAAAGATGCAGGATTGTTGGGTGCAGCTCCTGTTGATACTCCCATGGAGCGTGGCCTAAAGTtgtcaaatacaagtgatgttCTTAAAGATCCATCTCGGTACAGGAGACTAGTTGGAAGGTTAATTTACCTTACTGTCTCAAGACCTGATATTACTTATCCAGTTCATGTTTTGAGCAGATTTATGCATGAGCCACGCAAATGTCATATGGAAAGCGCACTCCGTGTTGTGAGGTATCTTAAGGGTTCTCCAGGCCAAGGGTTGTTCTTTTCATCCAGTAATGACCTCAGGTTGCGTGCTTTTTGTGATTCAGATTGGGCAGGATGTCCACTAACTCGAAGATCAACCACAGGTTATTGTGTTTTTCTTGGATCTTCATTAATCTCATGGAGGTCAAAGCGACAGAAAACTGTGTCGCTTTCTTCAGCCGAAGCGGAGTATCGAGCAATGACAGGTGCGTGTTGTGAATTAACATGGCTTCGATATCTCCTTAAAGATTTAGGGGTATTGCATCAACACCCTGCCTTgttgtattgtgacaataaGGCAGCACTGCACATTGCAGCCAATCCTGTTTTCCATGAAAGAACTCGACACATTGAAATGGACTGCCACTACATCAGAGATAAAATTCAAGATGGCACAGTTGCAACAAAGTTTGTGAGTTCTACACATCAGTTGGCTGATATTCTTACCAAAGCCTTGGGAAAGGAAACTTTCCTTCCTATGGTTCGCAAGTTGGGCGTTCGGGAtatccactctccaacttga
- the LOC133706829 gene encoding uncharacterized protein LOC133706829, which produces MDKFVSSKARQATLNSSFKKEERRNVCRAIGRLFYTSAIAFNVANNPYYFAALEQVSKYGPGFQPPTSHELRTWILKEEVVDVQKMMLEHKKDWSHCGCTIMSDGWTDGKSRVILNFLVNSPRGTWFLKSVDASDTIKNGELMLNYLDSVVEEVGEENVVQIVTDNASNYKWAGKELMKHRSKLWWTPCAAHCIDLMLEDISKLKVFETTIQRAKQIVKFIYGHTQVLSIMRKFTENKEIIRPAVTRFATSFLSLQSLYKQKEALISMFSSTDWNECGCTKHKDANDVRKWILHDGSFWNHVAYCIKSVLPLVCVLREVDSEVRPAMGFIYELMDAAKEKIAKNLGNVEVKYGPIWRRIDNRWSPQLHQPLHAAGYYLNPQFRYEENFSNTEHVKKGLEECMDRMLVGEDRIKAEIQLDLYERKLGKFGSEMALSTRKKRSPVFWWEKYGTQTPELMNFATRVLSLTCSASGCERNLSTFEMVSFLSLLS; this is translated from the exons ATGGACAAGTTTGTGTCCTCAAAAGCTCGGCAAGCTACATTGAATTCTTCAttcaagaaagaagaaagacgTAATGTGTGTAGGGCGATTGGGCGGTTGTTCTATACTAGTGCCATAGCATTTAATGTGGCAAATAATCCTTATTATTTTGCGGCATTGGAGCAAGTTTCCAAGTACGGCCCCGGTTTTCAACCTCCAACTAGTCATGAGCTAAGGACTTGGATTTTGAAGGAAGAAGTTGTAGATGTTCAAAAAATGATGTTAGAGCACAAAAAAGATTGGAGCCATTGTGGATGCACAATTATGTCGGATGGTTGGACGGATGGCAAAAGTAGGGTTATACTAAATTTTTTAGTAAATAGCCCTAGAGGTACATGGTTCTTGAAATCGGTTGATGCATCGGATACAATTAAAAATGGGGAGTTGATGCTCAATTATTTGGATAGTGTTGTGGAGGAGGTAGGGGAGGAGAATGTGGTCCAAATAGTTACCGACAATGCTTCTAATTATAAGTGGGCGGGAAAGGAACTTATGAAGCATAGAAGCAAATTGTGGTGGACTCCATGTGCGGCTCATTGCATTGACTTGATGTTGGAGGATATAAGCAAGTTGAAAGTCTTTGAAACTACCATTCAAAGAGCTAAGCAAATTGTGAAGTTTATTTATGGGCACACACAAGTTCTTTCCATTATGAGAAAATTCACCGAGAACAAGGAGATTATTCGTCCGGCGGTTACAAGGTTTGCcacatcttttctctctcttcaaagTTTATATAAGCAAAAGGAAGCTCTCATTAGTATGTTTTCATCTACCGATTGGAATGAATGTGGATGCACAAAACATAAAGATGCAAATGATGTGAGGAAGTGGATACTTCATGATGGAAGTTTTTGGAACCATGTTGCTTATTGTATAAAAAGTGTTCTACCACTTGTTTGTGTTTTGAGAGAGGTTGATTCGGAAGTGAGACCCGCTATGGGATTTATCTATGAGTTGATGGATGCTGCAAAAGAAAAGATAGCTAAGAATCTTGGAAATGTGGAAGTAAAGTATGGTCCAATTTGGAGGAGAATAGATAATAGATGGAGTCCACAACTTCATCAACCATTGCATGCAGCGGGTTATTACTTGAACCCTCAATTTCGGTATGAAGAAAACTTTTCAAATACCGAGCATGTGAAGAAGGGTTTGGAAGAGTGCATGGATAGGATGCTAGTTGGTGAGGATCGTATTAAAGCGGAGATACAATTAGACTTatatgagcgaaagctcggtaAGTTTGGAAGTGAAATGGCCTTGTCTACTAGGAAGAAGCGATCACCCG TGTTTTGGTGGGAAAAATATGGGACACAAACACCGGAGTTGATGAATTTTGCTACTCGGGTCCTTTCCCTTACTTGTAGTGCATCGGGGTGTGAGAGGAATTTGAGCACTTTTGAAATGGTAAGTTTTCTATCACTTCTAAGTTGA
- the LOC133726604 gene encoding cysteine-rich receptor-like protein kinase 42 produces the protein MHAKTSTWLSFFIFIFFSLFYLFLCDPRTSEAGLYCGAAKPPPKASFIPTFVAEMASLSELITKHHWGTHFFNSTLPMYGLAQCYNDLSHTDCLLCYAASRTEIPRCLPSLSARIFLDGCFLRYDNYSFYSEASVPAVDSVVCGQEDAADAAVFKENVAEVIERVKRSAAENGGFGVGEVGGEVYALGQCWKTVVGDGCRECLEKGGEAVRGCGLKTEGKALNAGCYLRYSTRKFYNDEGEAEHEHGFTDRRGIIVAIVLGAVAFTMLSLFAAYAGYTKLVQIRKGCSNLGLVSISISKYSGLSFKYETLEKATDYFNTSRKIGEGGGGTVFKGTLPNGKTVAVKRLFYNTRQWVDEFFNEVNLISRIQHKHLVKLLGCSIEGPESLLVYEYVPNRSLDQFLFDKNNDQFLNWKQRFDIIVGTAEGIAYLHEGSEVRIIHRDIKSSNVLLDENLSPKIADFGLARCFASDKSHLSTGIAGTLGYMAPEYLVQGQLTEKADVYSFGVLVLEIVSGMRNSTFKQADTDFDSLLHKVWKHYRSNKLADVVDPCLRDHELPAKEVSNVLQIGLLCTQASVALRPSMAEVVLMLTANKESDIPIPNQPPFLNATTLEQASSIRSNSANSFVSNTLTKVETSYTSSESSTTPSLDNMGHISTK, from the exons ATGCATGCCAAAACCTCAACATGGCTctccttcttcatcttcatcttcttctcacTTTTCTACCTCTTTCTCTGTGATCCCAGAACCTCGGAAGCTGGCCTCTACTGCGGAGCTGCCAAGCCACCACCAAAGGCTAGCTTCATTCCAACTTTCGTCGCAGAAATGGCGAGTTTATCAGAGCTCATCACCAAACATCACTGGGGAACCCATTTCTTTAACTCCACGCTCCCCATGTACGGCCTAGCGCAATGCTACAATGACCTGTCGCACACTGATTGTCTTCTCTGCTACGCCGCCAGCCGCACCGAGATCCCCCGCTGCCTCCCCTCCCTCTCCGCCCGCATCTTTCTCGACGGCTGCTTCCTCCGCTACGACAACTACAGCTTCTACTCCGAAGCTTCCGTCCCCGCCGTCGACTCTGTCGTCTGCGGCCAAGAAGACGCGGCGGACGCGGCGGTGTTTAAGGAGAACGTTGCGGAGGTGATTGAGAGGGTTAAGAGGTCCGCGGCGGAGAATGGGGGGTTTGGGGTAGGGGAAGTGGGTGGGGAGGTGTATGCTTTGGGGCAGTGCTGGAAGACGGTGGTTGGTGATGGGTGTAGAGAGTGTTTGGAGAAGGGAGGTGAGGCGGTGAGAGGGTGTGGGTTGAAGACAGAAGGCAAGGCTTTGAATGCTGGATGTTACTTGAGGTATTCGACTCGGAAGTTCTATAACGACGAGGGGGAAGCAGAGCATGAGCATG GGTTTACAGATAGAAGGGGAATCATCGTAGCAATTGTTTTGGGAGCAGTTGCTTTCACAATGCTGTCTCTCTTTGCTGCTTATGCAGGCTATACAAAGCTGGTGCAGATCAGAAAAG GGTGCAGTAATCTAGGTTTGGTGTCAATAAGCATTAGCAAGTATTCTGGCTTGAGTTTCAAGTATGAAACACTAGAGAAGGCCACAGATTATTTTAACACCTCGAGAAAAATAGGGGAAGGGGGAGGTGGTACTGTGTTTAAGGGGACTCTTCCGAATGGCAAAACCGTAGCTGTTAAGAGATTGTTCTACAATACCAGGCAATGGGTAGATGAGTTCTTCAATGAGGTGAATTTGATCAGTAGAATTCAGCACAAGCACCTAGTGAAGCTTTTGGGTTGTAGCATTGAAGGCCCTGAGAGCCTGCTGGTGTATGAATATGTGCCTAACAGGAGCCTCGATCAATTCCTTTTCG ATAAGAACAATGATCAGTTTCTTAACTGGAAGCAGCGGTTTGATATTATTGTTGGAACAGCTGAAGGGATTGCGTATCTTCATGAAGGCTCTGAAGTAAGAATAATCCATAGGGACATAAAAAGCAGCAATGTTCTTCTGGATGAGAATCTTAGCCCAAAGATTGCAGACTTTGGCCTTGCTCGGTGTTTTGCTTCCGACAAGTCTCATCTTAGCACCGGCATTGCCGGAACACT AGGTTATATGGCCCCAGAGTATCTTGTTCAAGGGCAACTTACAGAGAAAGCAGACGTTTATAGCTTCGGAGTGCTAGTTCTCGAGATTGTGTCTGGTATGAGGAATAGCACCTTCAAACAGGCGGACACTGACTTTGATTCACTACTACACAAA GTTTGGAAACACTACAGATCAAACAAGTTGGCCGACGTGGTTGATCCTTGTTTGAGAGATCATGAGTTGCCAGCAAAAGAGGTATCAAATGTTCTTCAAATTGGACTTCTGTGCACACAGGCCTCAGTTGCTTTGAGACCATCTATGGCTGAAGTAGTTCTAATGCTAACAGCCAACAAAGAAAGTGACATTCCCATTCCAAACCAACCTCCCTTTCTAAATGCCACGACGCTAGAGCAAGCCAGCTCCATTAGGTCTAATAGCGCAAACAGCTTCGTCTCAAATACTTTAACGAAAGTTGAGACGTCCTACACTTCATCAGAGTCTTCCACCACGCCTAGTTTGGATAATATGGGACATATATCAACAAAATGA